A genome region from Natranaeroarchaeum sulfidigenes includes the following:
- a CDS encoding CPBP family intramembrane glutamic endopeptidase, with translation MTQWVIFAAVTLLVTALVLVFARQTAALAAESDVSADGPEVDGPDADPDTEFPEETPESELLDDALDTASPGEIPATDTGGKPTPSRQSLDLSELSKRELFANVALTQGVFGGVLVAAAWWTGVPASALGIEWTAASVGLEAVAFGAGVGVALYVANAAAAIGLERIGVGFDELLRELLAPDSAREWAVLLLFVLPTVALFEELLFRAALIGALSTGFGVSPWLLAVLSSVAFGLGHGLQGPGGILVTGVLGFVLAAVFILTGSLLVVVVAHYVINAAEFVVHEGLGIDPRETLGSK, from the coding sequence GTGACACAGTGGGTCATCTTCGCGGCGGTTACCCTGCTCGTGACCGCGCTCGTTCTCGTCTTTGCCCGACAGACCGCGGCTCTCGCAGCGGAAAGCGACGTGTCGGCTGATGGTCCGGAAGTCGACGGGCCGGATGCGGACCCGGATACCGAGTTTCCCGAGGAGACACCGGAATCAGAGCTGCTGGATGACGCTCTGGACACTGCCAGCCCTGGTGAGATCCCGGCCACCGACACCGGGGGGAAACCGACCCCCTCACGCCAGTCGCTGGATCTGTCGGAGCTCTCGAAGCGCGAACTGTTCGCCAACGTCGCGCTGACACAGGGCGTCTTTGGGGGGGTGCTCGTCGCCGCGGCGTGGTGGACCGGCGTCCCGGCATCGGCGCTGGGTATCGAGTGGACCGCCGCCAGTGTCGGGCTCGAAGCGGTCGCATTCGGAGCGGGCGTCGGCGTGGCGCTGTACGTCGCCAACGCCGCGGCGGCGATCGGCCTCGAACGCATCGGCGTCGGCTTCGACGAGTTGCTCCGGGAACTGCTGGCGCCGGATAGCGCCCGTGAATGGGCCGTGCTACTGTTGTTCGTCCTGCCGACCGTCGCACTCTTCGAGGAACTGCTCTTTCGGGCGGCGCTGATCGGGGCACTCTCGACCGGGTTCGGTGTCTCGCCGTGGCTTCTCGCAGTGCTCTCCTCGGTAGCCTTCGGGCTCGGTCACGGTCTGCAGGGGCCGGGTGGCATCCTCGTGACGGGTGTACTCGGCTTCGTTCTCGCCGCGGTCTTTATTCTGACCGGCAGCCTGCTGGTGGTCGTCGTCGCCCACTACGTGATCAACGCTGCGGAGTTCGTCGTTCACGAGGGACTGGGGATCGATCCACGAGAAACCCTCGGATCTAAGTGA